TGCTCCGGCGAAATAGTCTCAAAACCCGCATTATGCAGCAACGCCACTTGCCGTTCAAATTCGTCCGCAGTTATCGTCAGGCGGGGCAAACCACCATCATCATTGCCAACATGATGGTATAGTAACACAGGAATTCCGTCTTGGCGGCTTGCACTGGCAATATAGCTGGAAAATAACATGATAACAACAATAACAGTAGCTACTGCTCTTTTTTTTAGAACAACCATCAGGGTCAACCTCCAGTTTAGGATTCTCCTTTAGTAATATATATATGTGAATACCGCTTGTTCCTCGGCCGCGTTTTTTCTTATTTTCTTTCCCGCAAAACATCAAGAAGCGTTTTGTCCCCTATGTAAAGCTGTTCGACCACGCCGTAACCGTCCTTGATCCGCACCAGCGCAACCCCGTCTTTGCCGGCGCTGGTTCTGTACGCCGTTTCAGCGGCAGGAGCCACATCCTCCGGCAGGTAATACCGCTTAAAAGGAACAATGACAAATGCCTGATCCTGATCCTTTTTTACATATAGAACCTTTACCCGCAGAAAAGGTTCTCCTGCCGGCCGGTTGGCCCGAATCCCCTGAATGTAGGCTTTGTTGTCCCGCCTTTCCCCGATAACGGCGTAAGCCGTTTGTCCGTGGGCAAAATCAGACCCGTCAAGGATGGGGCCGCTCATTTCCTTAAAATGAAGATCAATATACCTTCCTTTCAAAGCATCGTATGGGTCAACCGGTGCTGTGGCCCAGTAAAACTGATGCCCATTCTTCAGTACATCCTCCCAATGCCATGTCATGTAGAGTGGAACGGTCAGTTGAATGACTGCCAGGAACAGAAAAAGTAAAATGGCGGTTTTAGTTTTCATCATCATTTCCCCCCGCCTTTCGTCGGACCATTACCAGATTAGCAATAAGAAAACCGATTCCCAGCGCAACAAACACGCTCCCCCGCACTATAAAACTGAATTCAATATCAAAGAAACGGGCCGTTATTAACGCCGCCAGCATTATCATGCCGATATTCAGGGTCCCCAGAGTCCCCTCGCGGATACTGGTCATAATTACAGTCAGGCTTATAACCAGCATATAGGCATTTAATAATACGGTAGCTCCGACCCCGCCGGTATCATAACTTTGTATCAGGTAAGCCGCGCCTGCAATCAGCGGCGCTACCCCGAATAAGCTGAATAAGCTATACTGAATCCCTTTAGTCCTAAGCAGCCGGCTCCCCAATAGAACAGCAAAAGCCATGAGAGCAAAAGCAAGTATATATTCTTTGGTTGTCGTCCAATAGAGCTTGTCTCCCAAACTAAGCCACAGGTTTCTAAACGTCATTAGAAAGGTTAAGCTAACGGTTCCCAATAATCCGACTAATTTGAAGGGTTTCTGCCAGGCTGCGGCTTCTTCGTCAAACCACAAGCTGCCGACAAAATAGAGTATTGTGAACCAAATAGTATAAGTAAATAAACTAAGTTTGTCGATATACCGGGCAAAAGCAAATCCGAAACAAAAACAGAGGCTAAGGGTAAAAAACCAGGAAAAAATAACAGTCTGATTCTTCCCCCGCGCTGTCCGCAGCAGATGGTAGTAATACGGGGTCGCCAACCCTAACAGGGCCCAGATGATTTGCTTGCCCAAGATATCAAAATAACCGACAGCCGTCCATAGGGAAATGCCGATCAGGTACATCAGGGCAGGAACGGTAACATTCAGCAGATAAACCAGCGGAAGGGAAAGCAGCATCCAGGTCAACAAATAGCCGCCTGTGTCATCAACCAGATGATAGGTCTGCCCAACTAAAGCTATCGCTGCCCCCACGATCAGCATCAATAAGGTAGCTGCGCACTCCGCCCACACCGCGCTGTCCTTTTTATCCTTTTTAAACCATATTACTGCGCCGGTAAGGGTTTGCGCCGCCAATAACATACCAACAGCAATCGCCATCCGGTGTAAACGGGTAAGCTGATCCCAGTTATGGGCCAAAATGAGGATAATTCCCAATCCTACTAAGACAACGCCGATTATGCCAAATACTGCTAAGAAAATTTTGGGCTGGGGACGCTGGGTTATGGGTTCGTAGTATTCCCGTATCCGCTCGGCGTTTTCGGCGGAAATAACGTTTTTCTCAACCAGCTCCGGCAACTGTTGATACAGCCATTTCACTGCTTTTTTGCTCATAAGTCCGTCTCCCATAAGGCCTCATAATCAATACTTCATCAATACTTCCTTGTTGTTTTAACTTGCCAAAGCAAAATTTACAACTTTGAAAACTTTGAAAACTTTGAAAATGTTTTGCGTTTTTCGTAAATAATATGTCTATTGGAAATATATTATACATTCGCTGCGAATTGGGAAATACCTGTTACTTAGGAATATTCCTGCGCCAAAGCGCCCGCGGGAAACTCTGCCGGTCCCGCAAGTGTCATATTTACGGGGCCGGCAGGAAGGATTGCATAGGAGAGTCAGAGAATATAGCACCAAAACATTTTGTGGAGGATATGTGATTATGACCAATCGTTGCATGAAGGATTTAGATATCTTTTCTGCTTTAGGTCACATCGAGCGTGAACAGGTGGGCGAGCTCGCCCTTAAGAGAATCTATCATAAAAATGAACCGGTTTTCAGCGAAGGAGAGGAAGCAGACGCCATTTATCTCATTAAAACCGGCAGGGTGAGACTCTATAAAATCTCCGAAGAAGGCAAGGAGTTTACCCTTGACTATCTGAAAGCCGAAGACATTTTTGGCGAAGCCACTTTTTTCGAAAATGCTGTACACACGATGAATGCCGTTGCAATGGAAGACACGTTTATCTGCTGCTGCACCAAGGAATTGTTTGTCAAATTATTAAATCATCCCCAAACTGCGTTGAAAATTGTCCAGCATTTTGGTAAAAAAGTGAATGAATATACCGAGCATATGTCCCGCATTGCCTTTAAGGATGTAAGAGGCAGAGTACTGGATGTGCTCTATCGGCTGGCCGAAAGTTACGGGAAGCAAACCGGCAATGGACTTACAATAGCTTTGGACCTCACGCACCAGGAAATCGGCAGTCTTGTCAATGCCTCACGTGTTATGGTAACAAATGTACTCAGCGAACTGCGCAAAGAAAACCTGGTTCATATCGATGGCCACCGCATCACCTTGCCAAATGAAGGTAGGACTAAGTACCAGAATCGGGT
This window of the Methylomusa anaerophila genome carries:
- a CDS encoding Crp/Fnr family transcriptional regulator, with product MTNRCMKDLDIFSALGHIEREQVGELALKRIYHKNEPVFSEGEEADAIYLIKTGRVRLYKISEEGKEFTLDYLKAEDIFGEATFFENAVHTMNAVAMEDTFICCCTKELFVKLLNHPQTALKIVQHFGKKVNEYTEHMSRIAFKDVRGRVLDVLYRLAESYGKQTGNGLTIALDLTHQEIGSLVNASRVMVTNVLSELRKENLVHIDGHRITLPNEGRTKYQNRVI
- a CDS encoding DUF2157 domain-containing protein, with the protein product MSKKAVKWLYQQLPELVEKNVISAENAERIREYYEPITQRPQPKIFLAVFGIIGVVLVGLGIILILAHNWDQLTRLHRMAIAVGMLLAAQTLTGAVIWFKKDKKDSAVWAECAATLLMLIVGAAIALVGQTYHLVDDTGGYLLTWMLLSLPLVYLLNVTVPALMYLIGISLWTAVGYFDILGKQIIWALLGLATPYYYHLLRTARGKNQTVIFSWFFTLSLCFCFGFAFARYIDKLSLFTYTIWFTILYFVGSLWFDEEAAAWQKPFKLVGLLGTVSLTFLMTFRNLWLSLGDKLYWTTTKEYILAFALMAFAVLLGSRLLRTKGIQYSLFSLFGVAPLIAGAAYLIQSYDTGGVGATVLLNAYMLVISLTVIMTSIREGTLGTLNIGMIMLAALITARFFDIEFSFIVRGSVFVALGIGFLIANLVMVRRKAGGNDDEN
- a CDS encoding GDYXXLXY domain-containing protein, encoding MKTKTAILLFLFLAVIQLTVPLYMTWHWEDVLKNGHQFYWATAPVDPYDALKGRYIDLHFKEMSGPILDGSDFAHGQTAYAVIGERRDNKAYIQGIRANRPAGEPFLRVKVLYVKKDQDQAFVIVPFKRYYLPEDVAPAAETAYRTSAGKDGVALVRIKDGYGVVEQLYIGDKTLLDVLRERK